TCATGCCGGGCCTCCTGGAGTCCGTCCGGTGCGAGGTGCAGCAGCGTATGCCGTCGGCTGCGGCGTGTGTGCGGTGTAGCCGCCTCCCGTGACGGACCGCAGCATTCCGCCCGGGCGGACGTTTCTCCGGCGCGTCCCTCGGCCGGGTACATCTGGGCGCCCGGCTCAAGCAACCGCGGTGGTCATCGGGACGTCTCGAAAGCCAGATGGAACAGAGGAGAGTTGAGCAACCCGTGACGTTCGGACATTCCCGTGATGCATGCGGTGACGACTGGCCGTTGGTGGGGCGCGAACGCGAGCTCGCTGCCCTCGATGCCGTGGCCGCCGACGTCCTGTCCGGCCGCTCGCGCGTCGTACAGCTCGAAGGGCCGGCCGGGATCGGCAAGTCCGTCCTGCTGAGCACCTGGTGGGAACGTAACGAGCAGTTCCGGGTGCTGCGGGCCCGCTGCCATCCCCTGGAGCGCGAATTCGCCTTCGGTGCGGTGCGACAGCTGTTCAAGCCGTTGCTGGCGGCGGTCTCCGAAACCGAGCGCGCACGTCTCCTGGAAGGCTCCGCGGCCGCCACGCTGCGGGCGCTGGACGACGCCGCCGCCACGGACCCCGTACCGGAGGCGGCCGATGTGACGGCATCGACGCTACGGGAACTCGACGCGCTCGTCTCCCAACTCTCCCGCCGGCAGCCCCTCCTCCTGGCGGTCGACGCCCTCCAGTGGATCGACCAGCCGTCCCTGCGATGGCTCGTCCATTTCGTCGGGCGGGCCGACAGCCACCCGGTGCTGATCGCCGTGACCACCCGCAGCGGCGAGGTCAAAAGGCTCGATCCGCTGTTCGCCGAACTCGTCCGTCCCGCGAACTGCCACACCCTCGTCCTGGAGCCGCTCGACGTGGCCGGCGTGCGGCAGCTGGTGCGGACGCTGTGGGATGCGGAGGCGCCCGACGCGGGCTTCTGCGCGGCCTGTCACGCCGCCACGGGCGGGCATCCGCTGTTCGTGCGCGCCCTGCTCCACCAGGCACAGCGCAACGGGGTACAGCCGACGGCGGAATTCCGGGACCGGATCCCCACGGTCCTGCTGTCGACGCTCGGCGGGGAGATCTCGCACCGGCTCTGCCAGGCGTCCGACGAGGTCGTGGCGCTGGCACGGGCGCTGGCCTTCCTGGGCGACCGCAAACCACCCGAGCTGCTCGCCGCGTACTGCGGGACCGGACGGGCCGTGGTGCTCTCCGCGGCCGAGGACCTGCGGTCGCTGGGCCTGCTGCGGGCGGACGGCGACCTCCGCCTCACCCACCCGGTCGTCCGTGACACGGTGCTGGGAACGCTGTCGCCCGAAGAACTCGGCGTCGGCCATGCGCGGGCGGCCCAGGTGTCCTGCCTCAGCGGGCGTCCCGACGAGGAAGTCGCGGCCCATCTGCTGGCGGCCGGCCCCGTACACGGCTCCTGGGTCCTGCCGGCCCTGCGCAGAGCGGCCACCCAGGCCTTACGCCGTGGCGCACCGGAGACCGCCGTGACCTATCTGCACGCCGCGTTGAACCAGCCGCTGGACGCGCCCGAACGCGCCCGCGTACTCCTCGAACTGGGCACGGCGGCCAGCCATTACGACGCGGCGCTGGCGATCTCCTGTGTCACCGGCGCGCTCGAAGAACTGACCGACGAAACGGCCCGCAGTGACGCCCTGGGGGTGCTGGCCTACTCACTGCTGCTCTCCCGCGGCTCCCGGACGGACCTGTCCAGCGTGGACCGGAAGATCGCGGCACTGAGCGACCGGCGCACCGCGGGCTCCGGGGCGGCCGACCGGGAGCTGGCGCTGCGGATGACGGCGCTGCGCTCGTGGATGGAGTTCGAGCGGCCGTCCGTCGGCCCGGCCCCGGTGCCGTCCCCCGGCACGGACGACGACCTGGCCGACCGCACCGCGGGGGAACGGCAGCTGCTCGCGATCCGTGCCTTCCGTGCCCTGCGCGCGGCCCTGCCCGCCCCGTACATCGCCGGT
This Streptomyces decoyicus DNA region includes the following protein-coding sequences:
- a CDS encoding helix-turn-helix transcriptional regulator; its protein translation is MTFGHSRDACGDDWPLVGRERELAALDAVAADVLSGRSRVVQLEGPAGIGKSVLLSTWWERNEQFRVLRARCHPLEREFAFGAVRQLFKPLLAAVSETERARLLEGSAAATLRALDDAAATDPVPEAADVTASTLRELDALVSQLSRRQPLLLAVDALQWIDQPSLRWLVHFVGRADSHPVLIAVTTRSGEVKRLDPLFAELVRPANCHTLVLEPLDVAGVRQLVRTLWDAEAPDAGFCAACHAATGGHPLFVRALLHQAQRNGVQPTAEFRDRIPTVLLSTLGGEISHRLCQASDEVVALARALAFLGDRKPPELLAAYCGTGRAVVLSAAEDLRSLGLLRADGDLRLTHPVVRDTVLGTLSPEELGVGHARAAQVSCLSGRPDEEVAAHLLAAGPVHGSWVLPALRRAATQALRRGAPETAVTYLHAALNQPLDAPERARVLLELGTAASHYDAALAISCVTGALEELTDETARSDALGVLAYSLLLSRGSRTDLSSVDRKIAALSDRRTAGSGAADRELALRMTALRSWMEFERPSVGPAPVPSPGTDDDLADRTAGERQLLAIRAFRALRAALPAPYIAGLIERASVNLPAFSHDLFPLHYFVAQTLLYLDELDTADRLNRHLKREISGKGMELLASSLLLYQAGLALRRGNITEALDTAQAAADQASPVGRPPYALTLDTIRIDALLAQGHIEAAERVAVPHAVAGQAEVAWERPRFLMSLAALRIAQGDLRTGLSLLRECGHHCDAAGTVSPAMSPWRSRAAAAHLALGDVKSAHELAEQELDLARRCRVPRALGVALRVAGTVTPGRRGPDLLAEAVSVLGPTPARLELARALHDFGVALLRQDDRRGARGALREGLDLAVGCGATALARRLGERLHLAGGRVSRSGGQGIRALTAGEERVSTLAAQGYSNKQIAELLVVTLRTVETHLTGAYRKLGITGRPHLAAAMAEAARFRRGSDPADS